The DNA sequence CTTCAGCTTTCTCACCTTGGTGCTGCTGTTCCATTTTGCTGGAGCTTGCTTCACCTTGCTGCTCTGGTTTCGCGGCACCTTGTTTGTATGAAAGCCGGTAAACTGGTTGGAATGGTGTGCGGGAGCGGATAAAGCCTGCCTTTCTCAGTTCCTGCTGGATGTCTTCTGGCGCATCATTTGTATTTGTCAGGCTGAGCTGAACAAGGTTTGGACGGACGAAGCGAAGATTCTTAAACGCATCAACAGCCGGCCATTGCACAGTGCCATCCAGCTCTACAGTCTGAAGATATTGAAGGCACTGTCCAGTGAAGACACAAGAAGAGATCTCATCGCCTTTCAGCTTCAAGTGGCCAAGGAGATGCAGCTGCCTGAGGGAAGTGTTCAGCGCAGCACCGTGTCTAGCATCATTGAATTCGTGCAACTCCAGTGACCGGAGTTTGGTCATCTTGAGCAGTGGACAGTTATCTTGATCCCATTCTCCTTTGCTGGGCTTTACACCATGCAGTGTTTGCAGCTCGCCCAATTCTTCGTTGATGGATGATGGAAGTGTGAGGTTCTTTGCAATCACATGCCGCAGCGTCTTTATCTTCCAGAAGGACGGGTGAATCTCCTCGACTTCAGTATCCCTTATATCCAGTGTCTGCAGGTTGAGCAGCCTCTGAATGCTAGACGGGAGCTCCTTGAGGTGCTCGCTGTTTACACGAAGGTACCGCAAGTGGATCTTGTCGCCAATCTCATTTGGTAACTCCTTGATCCTTAGTCCCCTTACGTCGACTACACGAAGTAAATCCGAACCCTGCAGAAACTTGAGatcatgccaatgctcctcGTCCACGCCTCCGCTGCCACCGCTGCTGCTTGGACGATGTTCTTTCTGCTTGGCCCAGCATATGAAGGAACGCAACTTACAGAACTTATTGGTGAACGTGGTATATCCGCCTTGAAAACTCATGAAAGAGAGGCGGCGCACCGATGGTGGAACAAAGACGTCATGCATGTCATGGGCGTCAATGAAGCCCGCCTCATGAGCCTCTGAATGCAGGAACCCATGAAGCCTTCTGTGAACAATGATTTTCTTAATGCCGCCAGCCTCGTTCATGGCTGAAACCTGAACTAGGCATCTCAAGGCTAGCTCCTTGAAATAGTCGTCACCTAGCTCCTCGATGGTCTTGCCCTTCTGTGGCCTGATGAATCCCTCGGCCATCCACATCCGCACTATACTGTCGGTAGACAGAAAGGTGTCCTtggggaaagcggctaagtagAGGAAGCATGACTTGAGGTCATTGGGAAGGTCTTCAAAGCTTGCCCAGAAGACCCTCTCAATCGACGTTCTTGTGGACAGGTTGGCTGCTTCTGTTGTAGGGGGGCTCATCTTCTCCTCAATACGATCCTCCTGGAACATTGCAGGTCCTGTTATCTGATTGCCTTCGCCATCTTGCTGATGTGCTTCTTCCATTGCTGGTCCAGACCTGAGCTGCTGCAGCACTGCCGTCCATTGCCCTGGGTTCTCCTTGAATCGCAGTAGTCCAGCCAAAACCACTATAGCCAGAGGGTAGCCCCAAGTTATATTGTACACAACTTCGCTGTACTTGCTCATCATGCTATTTACCGTAGTTTCATCTAACAGATTTGTCCTGAAGGCCCTCGAACAGAACAACTTCACACTCTTTTCCTTATCGAAACGGCTCAAGTGGCGGATTCCGTTGCTGAGACCCTTGTTCATGGCATTAGCATGCCATGCTACCTCTTCATTCACGATGTCCAATACGAGCACTACCCTACTTCCATTGTTGTCATCTGGTAGGCTTGCCCTCAAACAGTTGAGCATGGTCTTGGAGGATATCCCAATGATAATCAGCAGATACTTCTTATTGGTTAGGAGGTGACGGAGCATGCCAGCAATATCATCGCAAGAGCCTTCCTGAACCGGCTGATCTCCTTGTGTTGGCGAAATGGCTTGGCGTGCTCTCTCGTAGATTGTTTGGAGGAGATGTTCTGTGGTGGAATCCGGCGGCATGTTGTACCAAACTCGAATCTCAAAATGGTTGTTATTCTTCATATCATGCAGGAGAATACGTGACAGTGTTTTCTTTCCCACACCGCTCTCCCCGAGTATGGAGATGAACATCAGCTGAGGGTGACCTTTATGAAGCAGCATTTCCTTAAGTGTCTCCACTTCTTTTTCAAGACCCACAGCATTCTTATAACCATCCCGCCTGTTCATCGAGAACTGTTAGTAATGCAAATTGACTCATTGCTTATAGACAAAATTAACTGAGTGGTTAGGCAGCTTTGTCTTGATGTCAAAATAGTTTTACCCACATCATTTGGCCAAAGTATTGAAAGCACAGATTTTTATCAGAAAACTAAACTGCGTCATGCTTTGAGTTAAGTTTTCCATAACTCTCATGTAGGCATCGTAAAAAAAGGTTAAAACAAGACTTTGCCAAACATGTTAGGAATCTAAATAACACCTCAAAACAATTGTTGCAAACTAAGCCACTAAAAATCCATGTAGgtattgtttcaaaaaaaagatcCATGTAGGTAAATCGTATACAAAGTACATTCTTAGTTTTCTGACTTTACTCGACTAAATATCATCGACAAATATTGTTAGTCAATGTTTGAACAGTAAACATCAAAGTTGTCTTAAGTATTTTGGAATGTAGGTTATAATTAAGAAAAGATGTTCCTTGTATATTCATCGAAAGTGCAACACTGATAATTCATAATTACAGGATTGACATAGGAGGTCCCATACCATGCTGAAGTGGCTGTAGTGGAAGATGTCAGTGTCGCTAATGGCATATGCTCgatcttgtattccttttggtTGTCCGAGATTTGATTGAGCCTGCTGTTGATTTTCTTGAGTCGACCAGACAATTCATGTCGGAGAAGGATTTGGGTCCAGCAGCCAAGCAGGTATTCTTTGAGCCATTTAATCCAGCGTTGGTAACCCATGCTTTCCAGGTCAACCTGTTGTTCACCAGAAATTCATGTAGGTATTAACACAAAAAGGGCTGAACAGATAAAAGTTTCATAACAATGTCGTAAACAAACAGCTGTAATATAAGACGTAGCTAAATCTTGCATGCTAATATATATGCAGCTCAAAATTAGCAGTATGCGATGAGAAATGACCCAGCAAACAACTTAAGTCTCTATTTTGATTCTTTTTTTTAGTGTTTTTACTTTTATCTGTCTAGATAATCTCAACTTTGTTCAGTCAA is a window from the Sorghum bicolor cultivar BTx623 chromosome 5, Sorghum_bicolor_NCBIv3, whole genome shotgun sequence genome containing:
- the LOC8067633 gene encoding putative disease resistance RPP13-like protein 2; its protein translation is MLSPTCTTSEHEQSRASFVSEQSPRSRGVPYLRERENISTMAETAIAAVLSKFGGLAASEAKVLLEVGDDMMLLRDRLEWLQAFLRDADHRRRTGADRLTCVWVRQTRDVAFEAEDALDEFFRKVDLESMGYQRWIKWLKEYLLGCWTQILLRHELSGRLKKINSRLNQISDNQKEYKIEHMPLATLTSSTTATSAWRDGYKNAVGLEKEVETLKEMLLHKGHPQLMFISILGESGVGKKTLSRILLHDMKNNNHFEIRVWYNMPPDSTTEHLLQTIYERARQAISPTQGDQPVQEGSCDDIAGMLRHLLTNKKYLLIIIGISSKTMLNCLRASLPDDNNGSRVVLVLDIVNEEVAWHANAMNKGLSNGIRHLSRFDKEKSVKLFCSRAFRTNLLDETTVNSMMSKYSEVVYNITWGYPLAIVVLAGLLRFKENPGQWTAVLQQLRSGPAMEEAHQQDGEGNQITGPAMFQEDRIEEKMSPPTTEAANLSTRTSIERVFWASFEDLPNDLKSCFLYLAAFPKDTFLSTDSIVRMWMAEGFIRPQKGKTIEELGDDYFKELALRCLVQVSAMNEAGGIKKIIVHRRLHGFLHSEAHEAGFIDAHDMHDVFVPPSVRRLSFMSFQGGYTTFTNKFCKLRSFICWAKQKEHRPSSSGGSGGVDEEHWHDLKFLQGSDLLRVVDVRGLRIKELPNEIGDKIHLRYLRVNSEHLKELPSSIQRLLNLQTLDIRDTEVEEIHPSFWKIKTLRHVIAKNLTLPSSINEELGELQTLHGVKPSKGEWDQDNCPLLKMTKLRSLELHEFNDARHGAALNTSLRQLHLLGHLKLKGDEISSCVFTGQCLQYLQTVELDGTVQWPAVDAFKNLRFVRPNLVQLSLTNTNDAPEDIQQELRKAGFIRSRTPFQPVYRLSYKQGAAKPEQQGEASSSKMEQQHQGEKAEE